The genomic DNA GCATCACGCGGTAAGCGTGCAGATCGTCGAAAAGTTTGCCCCCGAATTCCAGATAGAGTTTGCCTCCGAACTTCTGAATGCGTTCCAAAATCTTCTCACTTTGCAATTTTACGTATAACTCGTTGTCGAAGCCCTTTTTCATCTGCAAACCTCAAATAAATATCATCTTGTATATTCTATCATAGTCCGCGCGAATTTGCAAACGAAGAACGCATTTTTCCCCGACGTTTTTCAAACTCCTTTAAGAGCGGAACGTTTTATAGTACAGGGCGGCGTACTCCCCGCCTTGCGCCAAAAGCTGCGCGTGCGTGCCGCGCTCTCGGATCTTCCCCTCGGAAAGGACGATGATCTCGTCGGCGTTTTGCACGGTGGAAAGGCGGTGCGCTACCACGATGCACGTTCTCCCTTCGGAAAGTTTTTCCAGAGAATCCTGTATCTGCATTTCCGTCACGTTGTCGAGCGCGCTCGTCGCCTCGTCGAGGATGAGAATCGGCGGATTCTTCAAAAAGGCGCGTGCGATGGAAACGCGCTGTTTCTGCCCGCCCGAAAGTTTGACGCCGCGCTCCCCGACCTGCGTATCGTAGCCGTCGGGCAGCGTTTCGATGAATTCGTGGATATTGGCGAGTTTCGCCGCGCGCACGATATCCTCGTCGCCCGCGTCCAGATCGCCGTAGGCGATGTTGTCGCGGATGGTGCCGCCGTACAGGAACACGTCCTGCGCGACGATGCCGATGCTCTTTCGCAGCGTTTCGCGCCTGACGTCGCGGATATCGATGCCGCCCACGGTGATTCTGCCGCCGTCCAGTTCGTAAAAGCGGGGAATGAGATGGCAGATGGTCGTCTTGCCGCCGCCGGAAGAGCCGACCAGCGCCACCGTTTTGCCTTCATCGATGGTGAAAGACAGATCTTCCAGCACGTGATTTTCGCGGTTCTCGCTGTCCTTATAGGCAAAATCCACGTGTTCGAAACAGATATCGCCGCGCAGAAGAGATACTTCCACGGGATGCTCGGGCTCGCTTTCGGGCTCTTTGTCTAAAATGTTTTGAAAGCGCTTGAAACCCGCCAGCCCGTCGGTGATCTGCTCGAACAGATTGACGAGCGTGCGGATGGGCGTCAAGAGCATGGTGACGTAGAGAATGAAAGCCGCGTAATCGCCCGGGTTTTCGACGATGCCGAAATAGAACAGCACGCCGCCGCCCACGATGGCGACAAGGTATAGAATATCGTTGAACAGGCTCATACCGCTCTGGAAAATGCCCATGTTCTTGTAGGCGGCGGTACGGGCGGCTTTGAACTCCTCGTTACTCTTATCGAACTTTTCGTCCTCTTTGCGGCTCGCGGTGTACGCTTTGGAAACGCGGATGCCCGAAACGGAAGATTCGATGCTCGCGTTGACTTCCGCGATCTTTTCGCGGCTCTTTTCGAAGGCGTCGAGCATGCGCCCCCGCATTTTGACGGCGAACAGCACCATCAGCGGCACGAACACAACCACGATGAGCGCCAGCCAGCCGTTGATGAGCGCCAGCATGACGATCGCTCCCACGATGCTGATGACCGACATGAGCGTATCCTCGGGGCCGTGGTGACACAGTTCCGACACTTCGAACAGGTCGTTGACGATGCGCGACATGATGGTGCCCGTCCTGTTTTCGTCGAAAAAGGAAAAAGGCAGCGTTTCCACGTGGCGGAAAAGTTTACGGCGCATATCCGCCTGGATGCGCACGCCGAGGACGTGCCCCCAGTAATTGACGATAAAAGTGAGCGCTGCCTTGACGGCGTACACCAAAAGGAGCGCCCCGCCCCATACGAGCATGAGCGTTAAAAGTTTGTTCGGCACGAAATCGTTGATGATCACGCGCGTGACAAAGGGATAAAAGAGATTGCACACCGCAATGAGGAACGAACTGACAAGATCGATGATAAATAATTTTTTATGCGGTTTGAAATACGCGAAAAATTTAGAGATCATATACTCCCACCGTAAAGCGAGGGGACGCTTGCGGCGTCCCCCTGCTGATTTCAGTTTTCTTCTTCCTTCAAACTCAGTTTATACAGTTTGACGGAATTTTCGATATCCTTTTCCTTGGCGGACGCGCCGTATTTATCGACGTCCACCACGTTTTTCGGACCGTGATTGAGACAGAGCGCGCCGTTCAGGCACCCGCCGTCGCACGCCATTCCCTCGAAAAAGTTTTCCGCCGCGCGGCCCATTTTCAGTTTCAGGAGATTCGCGCGGCATTCGTCGATGCCGTTCATGGCAACGGGCTTGATGCCCTCGACGCCCATGCCCGCCGCAACGTCGGCTACGCCCTGCGCAATGCCGCCGCTCTTGGCGAAGATACGGCCGTAGAAAGAGGCGTTGTCCAGCGCGGTCTCCTCGAGCGCGCCCACTTCGATGTCGCGCGCGTCCAGAAACGCCTGCAACTCCTCAAAGGACAGAACGCTGTCGATCGCGCCCTTGGTCTTTTCCTGTTTGTATTCGAGTTTTTTGCTGGCGCAAGGCCCGATAAAAATGACTTTTCCCGTCGGGTCGGTGCGCTTGATGAGCATGGCGGTCTCCACCATGGGCGAAACCGAACTCGATACGTATTTTTTCAGATCGGGGAAATTTTTCTCCACGAACAGTACGAACGACGGACAGCACGAGGTCGTCAGAACGCCCTTTTCCTTCCATTCCCGCGCCTCGTGGTACAGCGTGATGTCCGCGCCGAGCGCCGCTTCGACCACCTGGTGGAAACCGAGTTTGCGGATGCCCGTGACGACCTGCTCTATTTTGGCGTATTTGAACTGGCTGACGATGGAGGGCGCGATGACCGCGTACACGTTGTATTTTCGGTTGTTTTCGGATTTTTTCAGAATGTCGATGGACTCCATGATCATGGATTTATCGACGATGGCGCCGAAGGGGCATTGATAGACGCACGCGCCGCAGGAAATGCACTTGTCGTTGTCGATGCGCGCCTTTTTGTTTTCGTCCACGTTGATCGCCTTGACCTTGCAGGAAGTGACGCACGGCCGCTTTTGCGCGATGATGGCGCTGTACGGGCACGCCTGCGTGCATTTCCCGCATTCGATGCACTTGCTCTTGTCGATGACCGCCTTTCTGTCGATGATCTGAATGGCGTCCTTCGGGCAAGCCTCCTTACAGCGGTGTACGATACAGCCGCGGCAGGACGGCGTGACGAACACGCCCCCGATGGGACATTCGTCGCAGGCGATGTCGATGACTTCCACCACGTTGGGATTGTTTTTATTGCCGCCGAGCGCCAGTTTGATACGTTCCTGCACGATGGCGCGCTCCTTATAGATACAACAGCGCATTTCCGCCTTGGGTCCCGGAGAGATCTCTTTGGGGATATCTATGTAGACGTTATCGTAACAATGTTCGTATTCGTTTTTGATGAGCGCCTTTAAAACCAGATATTTGAGTTTTTGTACGCTCGTATCGAAAATTCTCATATTCTTAACTCCTCAATCATAATCGACCGCCACGGTTTTTCCCATTTTTTTCAGGTTTGCGGCGAGCGACTCTACCAATTTCAACTTCATGGTGATGTCGATGGGCAGCCCCTGATGCGCCGCGTTGATGCTCTGCCCCACGAAAAAATGCACGCTCGTCGCCTCTTCGAACAGCACGTTCGCCAAGAGCGACGCGCCGTCCTTTTTGGAATACCTCTTGGGCGTCAGATCGCTGACCGACAGGTATTTTTCCGAAAGTTCCAAGAGCCTGCGCAGAGTGAGAACGCCCTCGGTGGTGAGGTCGATGCCCTCGATATAGCCGATGGGCGGAACGTCCTTGTCGGGAAAATCGAAACTCGCGCGCACTTCCGTCTTTAAATGGCGCGCCACGATCTGCGAACTCGTGCCGCCGCAGACCACCTTTTTCCCTTCGCCCGACAAAAAGCGGGCGATATAAAAATCGTCTTTTTCCTTGTCCACGGGCGGGCCGACCATGATATTCACGTTGAGCGCCTCGCGAATGCGCACCGCAGCCACCGTCGTATCGTCGCCCGGCTTATCCAGATACAAGTCGTTGCACACGCCCGCCAAAAGACAGGCGACGGCGCGCGCGCTCATGCCCTTTTTCACCGTTCTGTCGAGAAAGTCTTTGACCTCGGGGCGCTGCCAGCCGAGATTGAGCGTCATGCCGATGCCCGCGTGGATCACCCCGTCGCTCATCACCACGATCACGTCGTCCTTTTGAAGGGCGAGCGGGCTTTTATAGACGGTCTTGCCGAGAATGTTCATCGCCTCGCGCGGCAAATCGGAACACTTTTCGCCGCGGATGAGGATCGCCTGCGGATTGTCGAATTCGAACAGCACCCCCTCGCCTTTGCCGTTGACGTGAATGACCGAAAACGTGGAATAGGCGACGCCGCGCACCTTGCATACGGGCAAAGATTGCAGTATGGTCTCCACGCAGTCCTCGATCTCCACGTCGTTGCTGACCATAGTGCACAGGATCTTGGAGGTGAGCGTGGAGAGGATATTCGCCTTGACGCCGCTTCCCAGCCCGTCCGCCAGAACCAGCGTGGTGTAGTCGCCGCAGACGGCGCACTCCACGCGGTCGCCGCACAGTTCCTCGCTCGTTTTATTGAGGGAAGTGTACCCTGTTTCCAGACACAGAGCCATTACTTTTCCTCCGTATTTTCCTGTAAAGTCTTTTTGAGTTTTAAAAGCGCCACCTTGGTCTCGGCGGTCGTCTCGCCGAGGAGCGACGCGATCTCCTGCGCCACGCGCATCTGCTTTTTGATGACCTCGTCGGTGGTGGTCAGCGTTTCCATCTTCACCTTGTCGAGATGTTTCGCGGCGTTCGTTTCCGCCGTAATATCTTTCATTACCGCGTACGTGCCCTGTTTATCTTTGAGAACGATGATGGTCAGTTCGATGTAGGCGTCCGTCTTTTCGAGATAGACTTTTTTGTTGTAGAGATTCCTGTTGTCGTTCTGCGCGAGCACGAAATCGGTGGGGTTGAAATAATGAAATATGCCCTGCCCCTTGACGTCGTATTCCCTGATGCCCAAAAGTTCTTTCGCCTTGGCGTTGATCTGCACGACGTTGAGATCGTTGTCCAAAAGCACGATGCCGTTGGGGCTGGTCTGTATGATCTCGTAGGACATGCTCTCGGCGCGTTCGCGCATGAAGGGCACGCACATTTCGATATTGGCGTAGCCGTTGGCGACCGCCCACGCCTTTTCGTAACAGGTATCGTAGCCGCAGGCGCCGCAGTTGAGCATATCTTCGGGCTTGAATTTGCCCGTTTTTTCGAGAATTTCGGTAATTTCCCGCTGGGTGGGAATAAAATCTTCGCTCTTCCGCCTCGTATGCACGTGCGTGAAGTCGAGATCCGAGGGCACGAACTCTTCGGAAACGCGCGCGGAAATATCTTTTTGCACGTATCGGCGGATATCCGCGTTGGCTTTGATCGCGCCCGCTTTCAGCCCCAGCGAACACGGACCGTTGACGCACGCCGATTCGCAGGAATTCATTTCGATGAACATACCCGAAAGGCTCTCGATATTTTCCAGAACTTCGGCGCATTTTTTCGCGCCGTCCACAGCCACGAATTCGTAGCCGTCGATATAGTGCTCGAACGATTTGATGACGCCGCGGCTGATGGGATAAAATTTGGCGCGGTTGGCGCCGCCGCCGCAAAATTCGGGCAGACGGGCGAGCGTCGCAAGGTCTATGTCCGCGGTTTCGAACATAGCGTTCAGATCTTCGAACGTAAGCACGCCGTCCACCACGCCGCTGTGTTTCGCCTCTTTCTTTTTGGCGATGCACGGCCCTATAAAGACGATGTCCGCATCGGGAAAGCGCTTTTTGAGCATTTTCGCGTGCGCGACCATGGGCGAATCGACGGGCGCGAGATAGCAAAGCGCCTCGGGATAGTACAATTCGATCATGCTGTTGACCGCAGGACAGCAGGAAGTGATAAAGTTTTTGAATTTGCCGCCTTCGAGCAGTTTTTTATACTGATACGTGACTTCGCGCGCGCCGACGGAAGTTTCTTCCGCGTCGAAAAAGCCTAACTTTTTGAGCGCGAGTTTCATCACCGAAAATTCCTGTAAGTTGAAGGAAGAAACAAAGGAAGGCGCCACGCTGGCGATGACTTTGCCCTTTTTTAAGAGCGCTTCGACCTCCGCGCGTTCGGTATGCACGCTCTTGGCGTTCTGCGGGCATACTTCGGTACAGCGCCCGCAAAGGATACAGCGGCTCTCTATGATTTTTGCCTGATGGTCTACGACCTTGATCGCCTTGACGGGGCATTCGCGCAGACATTTGTAGCAGTCCTTGCAGCGCGCGTTTTTGAAATCGAGATACCCGTACATACTTTTTCTCCTATTTTTTGAGGCGCGACACGACTTCGGTCAGAAACAGTTCCTCCGCGTTGTCCTTATTGGCATTATGCACTAAAACGCCGTCGGAAATGACGCTGACGCCGTTCATGCAGTTCCCGACGCAGAAAGTCGCCTGCAGATCCACTTCGTCCTCCACGCCGTATTTTTTGACGAGGCGTTTGAATTCCTCGATCACGTCGTAAGACCCTCTCAAATGGCAGGAACTGCCCACGCATACTTTCACGACCATAACGTAAAACCCCTTTCGATTATTTCTTTTGAAAGCGGGACGCGCCCGCATAGATACCGTCATTATTATATCCCGAAACCGCCCCTTTTGTCAATGCTTTTCCCTTCTTCCGCCCCGCCCGAAATATGGCAAAATGAAAGACGCGGCGGCAGCCGCGTCTTTCATTGATTGATTTTTGTTCCCGTGTCGTCCTCATCCTCTAAGCCGATTAAATAATCTGCCGTTACCTCAAGAACTCGACATAATGCCCGAAGATATTCGATTGAAGGTTGACTTCGTCCCCTTTCCCACGAATAAATACTATCATCGGTTGTGCCGATTGCTTCCGCAAGTTGTTTTTGAGTTTTCCCGCTTAACTTTCGAGCATCTTTGAGTTTTGTTGTAAAAATATCCATGGCATCATTATACCGTAAAATATACGTGAAAGTCTTGACAACCGTAAAAATTACGGTTATAATTGTTACACAGGAGATTTTTATCATGAAAAATAACAAAACCGAACAAAATTGCGAAAACTGCCGATATTATTTACAGCATTACGCCAAAAGCAACACTTATTTTACTAAGGTGTTTTGCGGGCACTGCACGAATCCTCTCGCGAAAGCGCGGGACAAACGGAAAAAATATAATATCGTCTGCGAGCATTGGGAACCGATAGAAATACGCGAACGGGAACGGAAAGAAGCCATCGAGCGCACTTTGCGGAATATGGCGAAACAAATAGAGAGTATCGCGATGATCTTAAAGGACGACGAACAAGGCGCGGAATAAATTCCGCGCCTTTTCAAGCGATATCCCCCTATGATTATAAGTCCGCCTTTTCAAAATTTCTTTGCGAGAGTTTTACGGAGAGGAACGAAGCGGCGGCGTAAACCGCCGCGCCAATCGCGAAAACGACGGCTTTCGCGCCGAAATGCAACGGGTCGCGCGTGTCGAGCACGTCCTTGAACAGAGGCGCGATCTGGCAGCACACGGTGACTGCGGCGACGGCGAGGAAAATGAACACCGCACCGAACGCGAACGGCTTACCCACTTTATTCGGGTTTTTGAAATAGAGCGGGAAAAAGATCAGGTTGAAACCGCCGAGCATCATGAGCCCGAACCCGAGAAAAGCGGCGTTCGCCTCCATGCCCGCCAGATTCGGCATATTGATCCACGCGCTCTTGATCGCGATGAAGGGCACGCACAAAACGATTTGCGCCAATTGCAATATCATGCAGAAGAGCACGCGCGCGGCGGCTACGTCGCGCTTTTCGACGGGCAAAACGCAGGAAAAAGGCAGATCTTTGTTTTCGCGCCCCGTCAGGCAGATGAAGAACGCCGAAAGCCCCGAAAAGAAAAACATGACTTCATAAGGATAGTTGGGAATAAACACCATCGCCGCAAAAAACACGAACAGCGCGGATGCAGGGTGCAGGGCGAGCGAAAATTCTTTTTTTAAGAGTGCGGACATTCTTTCTCCTTTTTGCGCGCGGTTTCCAGATGGATCATCAGCGCGTCGAGATCGGCGGGGCGGCGCGCCGCGCAGTCAGAGGGCGCGCCCGCGGCGATCAGCCCTTCGTATCCGTTTTTGACTTCTTTCAATCCGACGACTTGCTCCTTCGGCATTTCGGCAAAACAAGCGACTTCGTATTTTGCCAAAAGTTCCCCAATCGCCCCCGCGGCGAGCACCTCGCCGTCGGCAATATACACGATATCGTCCGCCACGCGCATCAGATCGGAAGTGATATGCGTGGAAAACAGCACGGACACGCCCTCTTCTTTGACGACTTTTAAGATCAGATCGCAAAATTCTTCGCGCGAAAGCGGATCCAGCCCGCTCGTAGGTTCGTCCATGATCAAAAGTTTCGCGCCGTGTGACAGGGCGAGGGCGATGAAATATTTGACTTTCATGCCGTCGGACAGTTCGGAGGGCTTTTTGTCCTCGTCCAGCCCGAACGCGCGGAGATAATTTTTGTATGCATCGGCGTTCCAGCCCTTATAAAAGCGGGCGGCGCATTTGCCGATCGAACGCAGTTTTTTCAGAGGATAATAGGAAAAACCGCCCGCCACGTAGCCGATCTGTTCCTTGATCTCGCGCTCATGCCGCGCGATATCCTTACCGAAAAAGAGCACGCGCCCTCCGTCGGTGCGGATAAAGCGCAAGAGCCCTTTCATCGTGGTGCTTTTGCCCGCGCCGTTGCGTCCGATCAGCCCGACGATGCGCCCCTCTTCCACCGAAAAACTTACGTCATGCAAGCGGAAAGAGGGATATTCCTTGCATAATTTCTCCACGCAGAGCGCTTTCATTTTTTCTCCCCGTCTTTTTTCAGGTTGTAGACGTTCTGCCAGAACGTCTCGGCGTATTCGAAGGGCTGCATGGCGATGCCCTGCCCCTTGTCCGCCAAAAACAGCAGCATATCCCCCTCTTTAAGCGAAAACATATCCCGCGCCTCTTTGGGGATCACGATCTGCCCTTTAGGTCCGATCTT from Candidatus Borkfalkia ceftriaxoniphila includes the following:
- a CDS encoding ABC transporter ATP-binding protein, with translation MISKFFAYFKPHKKLFIIDLVSSFLIAVCNLFYPFVTRVIINDFVPNKLLTLMLVWGGALLLVYAVKAALTFIVNYWGHVLGVRIQADMRRKLFRHVETLPFSFFDENRTGTIMSRIVNDLFEVSELCHHGPEDTLMSVISIVGAIVMLALINGWLALIVVVFVPLMVLFAVKMRGRMLDAFEKSREKIAEVNASIESSVSGIRVSKAYTASRKEDEKFDKSNEEFKAARTAAYKNMGIFQSGMSLFNDILYLVAIVGGGVLFYFGIVENPGDYAAFILYVTMLLTPIRTLVNLFEQITDGLAGFKRFQNILDKEPESEPEHPVEVSLLRGDICFEHVDFAYKDSENRENHVLEDLSFTIDEGKTVALVGSSGGGKTTICHLIPRFYELDGGRITVGGIDIRDVRRETLRKSIGIVAQDVFLYGGTIRDNIAYGDLDAGDEDIVRAAKLANIHEFIETLPDGYDTQVGERGVKLSGGQKQRVSIARAFLKNPPILILDEATSALDNVTEMQIQDSLEKLSEGRTCIVVAHRLSTVQNADEIIVLSEGKIRERGTHAQLLAQGGEYAALYYKTFRS
- a CDS encoding monomeric [FeFe] hydrogenase — encoded protein: MRIFDTSVQKLKYLVLKALIKNEYEHCYDNVYIDIPKEISPGPKAEMRCCIYKERAIVQERIKLALGGNKNNPNVVEVIDIACDECPIGGVFVTPSCRGCIVHRCKEACPKDAIQIIDRKAVIDKSKCIECGKCTQACPYSAIIAQKRPCVTSCKVKAINVDENKKARIDNDKCISCGACVYQCPFGAIVDKSMIMESIDILKKSENNRKYNVYAVIAPSIVSQFKYAKIEQVVTGIRKLGFHQVVEAALGADITLYHEAREWKEKGVLTTSCCPSFVLFVEKNFPDLKKYVSSSVSPMVETAMLIKRTDPTGKVIFIGPCASKKLEYKQEKTKGAIDSVLSFEELQAFLDARDIEVGALEETALDNASFYGRIFAKSGGIAQGVADVAAGMGVEGIKPVAMNGIDECRANLLKLKMGRAAENFFEGMACDGGCLNGALCLNHGPKNVVDVDKYGASAKEKDIENSVKLYKLSLKEEEN
- a CDS encoding SpoIIE family protein phosphatase, whose product is MALCLETGYTSLNKTSEELCGDRVECAVCGDYTTLVLADGLGSGVKANILSTLTSKILCTMVSNDVEIEDCVETILQSLPVCKVRGVAYSTFSVIHVNGKGEGVLFEFDNPQAILIRGEKCSDLPREAMNILGKTVYKSPLALQKDDVIVVMSDGVIHAGIGMTLNLGWQRPEVKDFLDRTVKKGMSARAVACLLAGVCNDLYLDKPGDDTTVAAVRIREALNVNIMVGPPVDKEKDDFYIARFLSGEGKKVVCGGTSSQIVARHLKTEVRASFDFPDKDVPPIGYIEGIDLTTEGVLTLRRLLELSEKYLSVSDLTPKRYSKKDGASLLANVLFEEATSVHFFVGQSINAAHQGLPIDITMKLKLVESLAANLKKMGKTVAVDYD
- a CDS encoding [Fe-Fe] hydrogenase large subunit C-terminal domain-containing protein — its product is MYGYLDFKNARCKDCYKCLRECPVKAIKVVDHQAKIIESRCILCGRCTEVCPQNAKSVHTERAEVEALLKKGKVIASVAPSFVSSFNLQEFSVMKLALKKLGFFDAEETSVGAREVTYQYKKLLEGGKFKNFITSCCPAVNSMIELYYPEALCYLAPVDSPMVAHAKMLKKRFPDADIVFIGPCIAKKKEAKHSGVVDGVLTFEDLNAMFETADIDLATLARLPEFCGGGANRAKFYPISRGVIKSFEHYIDGYEFVAVDGAKKCAEVLENIESLSGMFIEMNSCESACVNGPCSLGLKAGAIKANADIRRYVQKDISARVSEEFVPSDLDFTHVHTRRKSEDFIPTQREITEILEKTGKFKPEDMLNCGACGYDTCYEKAWAVANGYANIEMCVPFMRERAESMSYEIIQTSPNGIVLLDNDLNVVQINAKAKELLGIREYDVKGQGIFHYFNPTDFVLAQNDNRNLYNKKVYLEKTDAYIELTIIVLKDKQGTYAVMKDITAETNAAKHLDKVKMETLTTTDEVIKKQMRVAQEIASLLGETTAETKVALLKLKKTLQENTEEK
- a CDS encoding (2Fe-2S) ferredoxin domain-containing protein; its protein translation is MVVKVCVGSSCHLRGSYDVIEEFKRLVKKYGVEDEVDLQATFCVGNCMNGVSVISDGVLVHNANKDNAEELFLTEVVSRLKK
- a CDS encoding helix-turn-helix domain-containing protein translates to MDIFTTKLKDARKLSGKTQKQLAEAIGTTDDSIYSWERGRSQPSIEYLRALCRVLEVTADYLIGLEDEDDTGTKINQ
- a CDS encoding ABC-2 transporter permease, which gives rise to MSALLKKEFSLALHPASALFVFFAAMVFIPNYPYEVMFFFSGLSAFFICLTGRENKDLPFSCVLPVEKRDVAAARVLFCMILQLAQIVLCVPFIAIKSAWINMPNLAGMEANAAFLGFGLMMLGGFNLIFFPLYFKNPNKVGKPFAFGAVFIFLAVAAVTVCCQIAPLFKDVLDTRDPLHFGAKAVVFAIGAAVYAAASFLSVKLSQRNFEKADL
- a CDS encoding ABC transporter ATP-binding protein yields the protein MKALCVEKLCKEYPSFRLHDVSFSVEEGRIVGLIGRNGAGKSTTMKGLLRFIRTDGGRVLFFGKDIARHEREIKEQIGYVAGGFSYYPLKKLRSIGKCAARFYKGWNADAYKNYLRAFGLDEDKKPSELSDGMKVKYFIALALSHGAKLLIMDEPTSGLDPLSREEFCDLILKVVKEEGVSVLFSTHITSDLMRVADDIVYIADGEVLAAGAIGELLAKYEVACFAEMPKEQVVGLKEVKNGYEGLIAAGAPSDCAARRPADLDALMIHLETARKKEKECPHS
- a CDS encoding AbrB/MazE/SpoVT family DNA-binding domain-containing protein gives rise to the protein MTGPFPEGKFMATIKIGPKGQIVIPKEARDMFSLKEGDMLLFLADKGQGIAMQPFEYAETFWQNVYNLKKDGEKK